The region aaccctgtctgtactaaaaatacaaaattagccgggcgcggtggtgcatgcctgtagtcctagctactcgggaggctgaaacaggagaatggcttgcacccaggaggtggaggttgcagtgagctgagatcacgccattgcactgtagcctgggcaacaagagtgaaattgtgcctcaagataaagaaagaaagaaagaaagaaagaaagaaagaaagagagagaaagagaaagaaagaaagaaagaaagaaggaaggaaggaaggaaggaaagaaagaaagaaagaaagaaaaagaaagggcaagcaagcagggagggagggaggaaaggtaaggaaggaaagaaggaaggaaggttggtCAGAGGGATGAACAGAGCCCTTGGGGCCTCTTTTCCCCAAAGGGTATCTGCCAATTCTGAAATAAAAGGACCAAAGGCTAAGAAGTTGAGTGGAACTTTTAAAAGACTCATGGTTCTAATGGGATGAAAGTTAAAGCTCAGGGCACACCAAGGGAGATCCTGGCACACCCCTATGCTTTTGGGAGTattacccaaaaaaaaaaaaaaatccaggctggTGGGTCTGGTAGATCCACCAAGCTTTTAGTTGAAACTCCAAAGGGATGCACCCTTGGACTAAGAATGAACCAGTCATAACAGGATCTAAAGCCCAGCTTCAAGTCATCTCAACCCATCTCAATCTCTGCTTGGATTAAGGTGATGTGGGGTTCCTAACACCCCTAGACACCTCctataaatggaaaataacattATCTTAAGCTTCAAATGATCTCTAAAATTTTTCATATACAATGcctgacaaccaaaaatatgagaaaatgaaacataatcaaaaatcaagagaaaaaatagGCAACAGAAATAAACACAAGGATCCAGATAGTTATTGGTTACACACATTAATTCTGTTTAATATGCTAAAGtatataaatggagaaataagaacTGAGAATTATCCAAGGCAAATGAAAGGCATTAAACCACAGATTCAAAAACCCCATGAATCACAAGCaatataaacaggaaaaaaaaactataggcatattataaataaaactgctaaaaatcaaaaacaaagagaaattcctgaagcagaaaaaaaagacagatcaCCCTCAGAGGGACAACAAGGCAGTTAGCTGACTTCTCAGCAGACGTAACAAGTCAGAAGACAATGGATTGTATCTTCAAAGTGATTAAATAAGGTCAAAACTTGAATTCTTTACCCAggaaaaattattcaataatgaggccgggcacggtggctcacgcctgtaatcccaacactttaggaggccgaggcaggtagatcacctgaggtcaggagttcgagaccaccctggccaacatggtgaaaccctgtctctactaaaaatacaaaaattagccaggcagggtggcagacacctgtaatcccagctactcaggaggctgaggcaggagaatcgcttgaacccagtggggtggaggttgcagtgagccaagatcacaccactgcactccagcctgggtgacagagcgagactccatctaaaaaaaaaaaaaaaattcttcagtaTTGAAGATAAAAACATTTGTAGGGAATTAGAAACTAGAATTTATTCTCAGAAGCTAATGCCCTAAACACAACACTAAAAGGAAGCTTTGCCTGCTGGTTGAGAATAGACATAGAGGGGCTGTGCTGAGGCAAGAAAGCCAGCTTGGAGGCTGCAGTACGTAGGCAAGATATAATGGTGGCTGGACCGGAGAGGTaggtttggtctcaaactcctggcatcaagtgatcctcctgccacggcctcctaaagtgctagggttataggcatgagtcaccatgcctagctcagAGAAGTAGTTTTGGAAATGATGAGAAGTGATACGTTTGGGAAATGGATGTGTTTGAAAGTGGACCTGTCTCAATTTGCCATTGAATTAAATATAGGTtaggagggaaagggaggagtcAAGGGTGTCTCCAAAGTTTTTGACCTGAACTAATGGAAAAATGAAGTTGCTATTAACAAAGGTGGGAAGACTGCAGAAGGAGCTGGTTTTGGGTGACTCAAAAGTTTGTTTTTCGAATTGCCAAATTTGGGAGTCTATttgacaaacaaatggaaatgtcAAGGAAGCTAATGGTTATTCAAGTCTGCAGTTAGGGGACAGGTCTAGGCTAAAGATAtgagtttgtttcctttttttaaatttcccttataATGATGAAGATAATGACAATGATGGttaaaatagctaacatttattgtttactatgtgtcaggtactgtgcaaaacattttatatatactatttcATTTCATCTTGACAGCTACCATGTGaagcaaatacttttttttttttgagatggagtttcactcttgttgcccaggctggagtgtaatggcgcaatctcggctcactgcaacctccgcctcccaggtttaggcgtttctcctgcctcagcctcccaagtagctgggattacaggcatgagccaccatgcctggctaattttgtatttttggtagagacagggtttcaccatgttggtcgggctggtctcgaactcctgacctcaagtgatccgcctgcctcagcctccagaagtgctgagattaacaggtgtgagccaccgcacctggccatgaaGCAAATACTTTAactccctttttattttattttttttgacttGCATCACTTTTTATTACACAAAATAGATTTCAGCCGTGTTGCACATTCATTCTCGCTATAgatctggcttttaaaaaatccctAGGGATTCAGTCTCATCGATTTCATGATTTTCCTTTCATTGATGTCATGCCTCTATTGTAGTCAGAGCCCTCTCAAAGGACAAAAGCAGATGTGGCTGCCTTGGGTCAGCTGCGCACAGTGCACTCCCGGCCTGCCGGCTGGAGGCGCGGCTCCCATCCACCTGGACCGCGACTGCTAGGGACTGTCAAAGCGGCAACATGCCATCGCCTTCTCCAGCCCTTCTCCAGCAGCACAACCAGTCCTCCCAGCTGGTCCTTTGGGGACCAGCCGTCATGGCGACGTGGTGGCAATGTCCCCAGGCAGCCGACCATCCTGGGCTTCTCTTTGGGCAGGCCTGGGCCAGGACCTTAGGGGATCTCTGTGTCCATGGTGTAAATCTGAATGAGATCAGACACAATATTATCAATGATCGGCTTGGTAAGGTCGTCACCAAACACCTGCCCCCACGGCTTCTCAGCCTCAACCTCGGCGGGCACCTCAACTCCGTAGACCTGCAGGGCCAGGTAGAGCACCGCCACCGCGATGTGCTGGGCCTGGAAGCGGAGGCACAGACCCCCGTGGTAGCTGTCCCGCAGCAGGGCCCAGGCAGTGACGGCAACCGGGGTCCGCTGCCAGCTGTGGCGGTTCAGCCAGTTCTTGAGGGAAACCAGGTAGTGGAGCAGGTGCTTGTGTGGATGCTGGAAGGAGACCTGGAAGCGCAGAGCTCTCAGCATGAGAAGCTCACACTGCACAATGCTGTCCCGGAGCTTCCAGAAGCGGGAGTCCAATTCCAGGGGCTCACCGCTTGGGTTAAAGTACCTGTTGGACACACTGATGATGTCACGAGTCCGCAGGTGCTGCTCTTCCACTTTGCCGGCCAAGTAAATGGAAGACACAGCAATCAGGTAAGGATCATAGGCGTCCAGGTTGGTATCGCAAAAGAACTTATGGTAAATGGTGCAAGCAGTGGCAATGGGAATGGACCTCATCCCTAGCTTGACACCTGCCTCCATGATGAAACTCACCACTCGGAAGTGCACCCTGGCTTCGGGCGCCGGCTGCCTCTCGGGGCCCCGCGCTGCAGGACCCCCTCCACCGCCCTCCGGGGCTTCCATGAGGCCCCGCGGCCCCGGCGGAAGGAGAGGCGGCCCGGCGCGCAGAGGCCGGCAGAGAGGAGGGTGCTCGCCGCTCCTCCGCCCCGCCCCGCAGGGCCCGCATCCGAGGGTCTAACTCCCTTTTTAGAGATGTCAAAACTGAGGGTTTGAGAGGAGAAATAATCCACTCAAAGTCATACAGACACTAGTTGGACCAGGTATTTGGAACAGAATCTCAAAATTTCCTTTGGTGGTATGATTTTCACATCTACTGAGTGTTTTACAAACCATGGGtacttaaaatatgtttattgaatgagtgaatgattgGTGTCGATCTTGGTGAAACTTTTAAATCCCATCTTTGCAGTGTGCTCCACTGCAGAGGACTGTGCAGGCTGGCAGGGAAGGAGGGCCCAGGGGTCAGAGGTATGCAGTGCCCCCACAGGCCCTTGTAGGGGAACCCATCCCTGCAAGAACCAGTCACATCTCCATAACACCAACCGACCTTCTGAAGGTCCAGGATCCCTCACTGCCTCTTCTCAGAAAGTGTCTATTTCCTCCCCACTTTGTCTCCCTGAACCAGCCTTCAGGAACCCTGGGGATTCCAGGACCCTCCCAAGTTTGGGTATGGAAGGGACTTAGCACTGGCAGATGGGTGGGAGAGGAGAATAGATGAGGTTCACTGCAGGTTCTTCTTACacatgagggaactgaggccccGAAAGGGGAAGCAGCTTGCCCCAGGTTAGTGGAGCAGGGCTAGATGGGCTCAGAACAGAGGCCACTTCTCCAAAGCTCTGATGGCCCAGAGAAAAGCATTGTCTGATGCAGGCCCAGGATGTCACTTTGGCGAGGCAGCCCACTTTTGTTTTCGTTTGCGACACTCAGGAGGGGCGCTCCTGCTTGAGGGACAGAATGGAGAGCAGCTGAGTCacaagagaatgatattactgGGCCATATTACAGATTGGGAAAACTGAGGTTAAAGAGTTTGATagcaggccgggcgccgtggctcatgcctgtaatcctagtactttgggaggcccaggcgggtggatcacaaggtcaggagattgagaccatcctggccaacctggtgaaaccctgtctctactaaaaatacaaaaattagctgggcttggtggcgtgtgcctgtaatcccagctactcaggaggctgagtcaggagaattgcttgaaccagggagtcggaggttgcagtgagctgagattgcgccactgcactccagcctagcaggagagcaagactccatctcaaaaaaaaaaaaaaaaaaagagagtttgatAGCTTACACACCACTAACAGGTGGCAGAGTCAGGACTTGAACACAGGTCTAGCCAACTCCAAATCACACGCTGTATCCACTAGTCCACAAACATACCTCTCAAACCTCAGGTCTTTGCTGCTCTCCTGGCCTTGGAGCCCTCTTTCCAGTTCACCTCTCAAATGGGCCACTGGGTTATATCATTCAGGTCTTAGTTTATCCTGCCTTCATAGCCTTCATCCTTATCTTATTTTGTGATTATCTT is a window of Pongo pygmaeus isolate AG05252 chromosome 4, NHGRI_mPonPyg2-v2.0_pri, whole genome shotgun sequence DNA encoding:
- the LOC129036961 gene encoding cyclin-Q-like isoform X1, translating into MEAPEGGGGGPAARGPERQPAPEARVHFRVVSFIMEAGVKLGMRSIPIATACTIYHKFFCDTNLDAYDPYLIAVSSIYLAGKVEEQHLRTRDIISVSNRYFNPSGEPLELDSRFWKLRDSIVQCELLMLRALRFQVSFQHPHKHLLHYLVSLKNWLNRHSWQRTPVAVTAWALLRDSYHGGLCLRFQAQHIAVAVLYLALQVYGVEVPAEVEAEKPWGQVFGDDLTKPIIDNIVSDLIQIYTMDTEIP
- the LOC129036961 gene encoding cyclin-Q-like isoform X2, whose product is MEAPEGGGGGPAARGPERQPAPEARVHFRVVSFIMEAGVKLGMRSIPIATACTIYHKFFCDTNLDAYDPYLIAVSSIYLAGKVEEQHLRTRDIISVSNRYFNPSGEPLELDSRFWKLRDSIVQCELLMLRALRFQVSFQHPHKHLLHYLVSLKNWLNRHSWQRTPVAVTAWALLRDSYHGGLCLRFQAQHIAVAVLYLALQVYGVEIYTMDTEIP